Genomic window (Chloroflexota bacterium):
GATCGTGTAGACCACCGGCAGCCCGCAGGGACCCTCGTCGAGGAGTGGCTGGGTGTGCGGCTGGGTGGACGACGGGCGGTCCGCTGGGAGGTCCGCGATCGGCGTGCCCGTCGTGCCAACGGGCCGCAGGGCCGGCATGAGGAGCGGCGCGGCCGTGTCGAAGTCGTATTCGGGCGTGAGCGCGACACCCGCCCCCGGCTCGTGGACGAGCGCCGCGTGACCGCTCACCGGCGCGTTCGCGTCGATCGGCGTGTGGATGTCCGGCGGCGCGTCCCGCAGAGCGCCCGCCGGTTCGTCCCCGAGGTCCTGGCCGCCGAAGTCCCGTTCCATCGGTCCTCCTCTCGCTCCGTCGTCGCGCACTAGCGACCGCTCCAGCGTGGTTCGCGCCGCTCGATGAACGCCCGCATCCCTTCGCCCTGGTCGGACGTCCCGAACAGGCCGAAGAACGATCGGCGCTCGGCTTCGACGGCATCCGACAGCGGCAGGACATAGGCCAGATCGACCGCCATCGTGGTCGCCTGGATCGCGAGCTGCGGTCCGGCCGCCACCCGCCCGGCCAGCTCGAGGGCCGCCTCGAGAGTGGCCTCCGCGGGCACGACGGTGGTCACGAGGCCGAGTGCATCCGCCTCCCGGGCCCCGATGGTTCGACCCGTGAGCAGCAGTTCCATCGCCTTCGCCTTGCCGATCGCGCGGGTGAGGCGCTGGGTCCCGCCGGCACCAGGCATGACGCCGATCCGGATCTCCGGTTGCCCGAACCGCGCGTCGTCGCCGGCCACGATCATGTCGCAGCTCATCGCCAGCTCGCAGCCGCCGCCGAGGGCAAAGCCGCGGACGGCGGCCACGATGGGCGTCCGGATGCGGGCCACGACGTCCCATGCGTCGAAGGTATGGCCGGCCTCGAGGCTCGCGGCCGTTTCGTCGACGAGCTCGCGGATGTCCGCCCCGGCCGCGAACGCCCGATCGCCGGCTCCGGTGATGACGATGCAGCGAACGGCGGCGTCCGCGTCGAGCGCCTCGAGCGCCTCGGCGAGCTGCCGCATGAGCGCCGCATTGAGGGCGTTGAGCTGGGCCGGCCGATCGAGCGTGACGAGGCCGACGCCGGATGCCGGGTGCGTCACCAGGATGTGGCGCGGCTCATCGGTGGGGCGCTCAGTCACTCCGCTCCTCGTCGTGCATGGCCTCGACGGGCTGACCACAGTATCCACGCCCGGGGAAGGGCCGGTCAGGGCGCTGCGCGGCCGGTCAGGGCGCTGCGCGGCCGGTCAGGGCGC
Coding sequences:
- a CDS encoding enoyl-CoA hydratase/isomerase family protein; the encoded protein is MLVTHPASGVGLVTLDRPAQLNALNAALMRQLAEALEALDADAAVRCIVITGAGDRAFAAGADIRELVDETAASLEAGHTFDAWDVVARIRTPIVAAVRGFALGGGCELAMSCDMIVAGDDARFGQPEIRIGVMPGAGGTQRLTRAIGKAKAMELLLTGRTIGAREADALGLVTTVVPAEATLEAALELAGRVAAGPQLAIQATTMAVDLAYVLPLSDAVEAERRSFFGLFGTSDQGEGMRAFIERREPRWSGR